The window CGACAAGCTGGCAGCGATCATCACGGACCTGCACAAGGCAATCAATAGTAAGTTTCAGGAGGCGGGCATCTCCATCGCCTTCCCCCAACGGGACATGCACCTGGATACCCGCGAACCCCTGCGCGTGCGCCTGGAACGTCCGGCTATAGCCTCGCCCTCCCCCGCAACGGACGCCGCTGGATCGCCGTCTGCGCAGTCCGGTTGAAGGGAAATGATGGCTGCTCAAGTTTCATCAACAAACAAATAGGAGTCAGTTCCGGTTCAGGGCGCAAAGGTCGCCAAAAAGAGATTTTTGGCGACTGCTGGCAAGATGCGGAAGCTATACTGGTTTAGGGTGAAACAATAAGAAAATTTTCTGATGATGCCTTTATGCCGCCCTTACAGGGCTATTTTTGTTTTAACTTCATCTACCCAGGGCGTTGCCCTGGGCTATAATATGTCGCCTCGTTGGGGCTTCAGACAAGCCCTGAAGGGGCGAACTACCGTAGCCCAGGGCAACGCCCTGGGTAAAACGTCCCCCAACAATAACAGCCCTGAAAGGGCGGCATAAAATGATGCAACGCAGGCCCAAAAACAGCGATGGCCCTCTTGGAACGCCGGCAAATTTAAATATTCAACCTCAAGCAGTATAAACAGACCTACGGTCTACGGCTTGCCGTGTTGAACAGGGTGAACGTCGGTTGGGGGTGTGGAGGGAGTGTATTCGTTGAAACGATTGGCTGATGCTGTGGGCGGGTAGCCTGACAGCCTTGCCCAGACCAGGTCATTTTCACAACCTATGCGTGATGAACAGTATTCGTTTCAAAACGAATGTTTAAGACCTTCCGAGTAGCGGAAAAAATAGCGGATAGGCTTTCCATTGTTGGGTTGCCTCGCGCAGAAAGCATCCGATGAACGCTTTTACTCGGGCGTTTTGTTTCCACCGCGATTTGTTCAAACCCCACGGTCGCATTGACCAC of the Desulfonatronum thioautotrophicum genome contains:
- a CDS encoding DNA-binding protein, encoding MNEMIVDSSETIQARIKKDRAFAEALLREAADMFLNGEAEAARLLLRDVVNATVGFEQIAVETKRPSKSVHRMLSARGNPTMESLSAIFSATRKVLNIRFETNTVHHA